A stretch of the Planctomycetota bacterium genome encodes the following:
- a CDS encoding ABC transporter permease — MLGLVVRRLLQLPLIVLVIYTLTLALAWAIPGNPLENPEGRQPKPEVIAAMKRQYNLDSFPRFYASYLASATGFDYARDLLTGEIAREREKAEAAGEPPRQRYVFDFGPSLEYEDWTVNEIVRDSLPVSITLGSIAILIALGVGTFAGIVGAVKPNSLADLATLVVALVGISLPSFVIGTVLLLVFPVWLGLGEVGSSAGPQDMLLPAITLSLPFAAYIARLTRMGMIEALSTDYVRTARAKGVAERVVLLRHALKNAFLPVLSYLGPAAALAMTGSFIVERVFNVPGMGQHFVNGVQNKDLFLIIGVVLVFATMLVLFNLAVDVLYRWVDPRIA, encoded by the coding sequence ATGCTGGGCCTGGTCGTTCGCCGGCTGCTGCAGCTTCCCCTCATCGTGCTGGTGATCTATACGCTGACGCTGGCGCTGGCGTGGGCGATTCCGGGCAACCCGCTCGAGAACCCCGAGGGCCGCCAGCCCAAGCCCGAGGTGATCGCCGCGATGAAGCGGCAGTACAACCTCGACAGCTTCCCGCGGTTCTACGCCTCGTACCTGGCCAGCGCCACGGGATTCGACTACGCCCGCGACCTGCTGACCGGGGAGATCGCGCGCGAGCGAGAGAAGGCCGAGGCGGCGGGCGAGCCCCCGCGGCAGCGGTACGTCTTCGACTTCGGTCCGAGCCTCGAGTACGAGGATTGGACGGTCAACGAGATCGTGCGGGACTCGCTGCCGGTGTCGATCACGCTGGGCTCGATCGCGATCCTGATTGCGCTGGGCGTGGGCACGTTCGCGGGCATCGTGGGTGCCGTCAAGCCCAACTCGCTGGCGGACCTAGCGACACTGGTGGTCGCGCTCGTGGGCATCAGCCTGCCGAGCTTCGTGATCGGCACGGTGTTGCTTCTGGTGTTCCCGGTGTGGCTCGGGCTGGGCGAGGTGGGCTCGAGCGCGGGCCCGCAGGACATGTTGCTGCCCGCGATCACGCTGAGCCTGCCGTTCGCGGCCTACATCGCCCGGCTGACGCGGATGGGCATGATCGAAGCGCTCTCGACCGACTACGTCCGCACGGCCCGCGCCAAGGGCGTCGCGGAACGGGTCGTGCTGCTGCGGCACGCCCTCAAGAACGCCTTCCTGCCCGTGCTGAGCTACTTGGGGCCCGCCGCCGCCCTGGCGATGACCGGCTCATTCATCGTCGAGCGTGTCTTCAACGTGCCGGGGATGGGCCAGCACTTTGTCAACGGCGTGCAGAACAAGGACCTGTTCCTGATCATCGGCGTGGTGCTGGTCTTCGCGACGATGCTCGTGCTCTTCAACCTCGCGGTGGACGTGCTATACCGCTGGGTGGATCCGCGGATCGCCTAG
- a CDS encoding ion transporter produces the protein MSVSEPYDPTTKSRLALSLRALAESSRFQAVVVGAILVAGINVGLETYPGVMQRAGGVLLAIDKAVIGFFLAEIVVRIGAHWPKPWRFFYSGWNTFDFVIVAVCLLPMGGPYAAVLRLARVLRVLRLLTAVPRLRILVTALLHAIPSIVYVAGLLMVLFYVYAVIGTVLFGRNDPVHFGTLHDSMFSLLRTVTLEDWTDLYYTQSLGSRVYPPPGLERFDRVVPRPMPILAAAYFTSFVIIGTMIVLNLFIGVVISSMTEAQAANARDALDRRAREDEASIEAQLIRMEQQMERMGEQIRGLREAVKRQQDEG, from the coding sequence ATGAGCGTGTCCGAGCCGTACGACCCGACCACGAAGAGCCGGCTGGCGCTCTCCCTCCGCGCGCTGGCGGAGTCGTCGCGGTTCCAGGCAGTGGTCGTCGGGGCCATCCTCGTCGCGGGCATCAACGTCGGGCTGGAGACCTACCCCGGCGTGATGCAGCGGGCGGGCGGGGTGCTGCTGGCCATCGACAAGGCGGTCATCGGCTTCTTCCTGGCCGAGATCGTCGTCCGCATCGGGGCCCACTGGCCCAAGCCCTGGCGGTTCTTCTATTCGGGCTGGAACACCTTCGACTTCGTGATCGTCGCGGTGTGCCTGCTGCCGATGGGCGGGCCCTACGCGGCGGTGCTGCGGCTGGCGCGGGTGCTCCGCGTGCTGCGGCTGCTGACGGCCGTCCCCCGCCTCAGGATCCTGGTGACGGCGCTGCTGCACGCGATTCCCTCGATCGTGTACGTCGCGGGGCTGCTGATGGTCCTGTTCTATGTCTACGCGGTCATCGGCACGGTGCTGTTCGGCCGCAACGACCCGGTGCACTTCGGCACGCTGCACGACAGCATGTTCAGCCTGCTGCGAACCGTGACGCTCGAGGACTGGACCGACCTGTACTACACGCAGTCGCTGGGCTCGCGGGTCTACCCGCCGCCCGGCCTGGAGCGGTTCGATCGCGTCGTGCCGCGGCCGATGCCCATTCTGGCCGCCGCCTACTTCACGAGCTTCGTGATCATCGGCACCATGATCGTGCTGAACCTGTTCATCGGCGTGGTCATCAGCTCCATGACCGAAGCCCAGGCGGCCAACGCGCGCGACGCGCTCGACCGCCGGGCCCGCGAGGATGAGGCGAGCATCGAGGCGCAGCTGATCCGCATGGAGCAGCAGATGGAACGGATGGGCGAGCAGATTCGCGGCCTGCGGGAGGCCGTCAAGCGTCAGCAGGACGAGGGCTAG
- the rlmN gene encoding 23S rRNA (adenine(2503)-C(2))-methyltransferase RlmN, with translation MQHPEHHVFDFTPESLSEWCRQRGMPAFRAKQILEWVYGRGVVDPGAMTNLAARDRATLAAEMVFLSGPTVAHQVATDGTQKLLVEWPDAMRPGQLDAGHAQIDHGMRLPILNGDGSPGGMPYSDSARQTECVMIPSVARRTEGRPRKTACISSQVGCPVGCTFCASGLGGLDGNLSTGRIVEQAWRLAQLEGVGRISNVVFMGMGEPLANFGNVVHAVRTLAAPWGMGISARRITISTVGLPRAIERLAAELDLPVTLALSLHAPTDELRRRLIPWAEYSTVRELLDACQRWFEKTGREITLEYILLRGVNDRPGHAEAVADLALSMRANVNLIRYNEVPMDGGATRFERPRGEDVRAFLEVLRRRGVNAHIRASRGRDIAAACGQLRHEHAGSA, from the coding sequence GTGCAGCACCCCGAGCACCACGTCTTCGACTTCACGCCGGAATCGCTGTCGGAGTGGTGCCGCCAGCGGGGCATGCCCGCGTTTCGAGCCAAGCAGATCCTCGAGTGGGTGTACGGCCGGGGCGTGGTCGATCCCGGGGCGATGACGAACCTGGCCGCCCGGGATCGCGCCACGCTCGCCGCGGAGATGGTGTTCCTCTCGGGGCCGACGGTGGCCCACCAGGTGGCGACCGACGGCACCCAAAAGCTGCTGGTCGAGTGGCCCGACGCGATGCGGCCCGGCCAGCTCGACGCGGGGCATGCACAGATCGATCACGGCATGCGGCTGCCGATACTCAACGGCGACGGCTCGCCCGGCGGCATGCCCTACAGCGATTCGGCGCGGCAGACCGAGTGCGTGATGATCCCCAGCGTCGCGAGGCGGACCGAGGGCCGCCCCCGCAAGACCGCGTGCATCTCGAGCCAGGTGGGCTGCCCCGTGGGCTGCACGTTCTGCGCGAGCGGCCTGGGCGGGCTCGACGGCAACCTGTCGACCGGCCGCATCGTCGAGCAGGCCTGGCGGCTGGCGCAGCTCGAAGGCGTCGGCCGCATCAGCAACGTCGTCTTCATGGGCATGGGCGAGCCGCTCGCGAATTTCGGGAACGTCGTGCATGCCGTGCGGACGCTCGCGGCGCCCTGGGGCATGGGCATCTCGGCACGTCGGATCACGATCTCGACGGTCGGCCTGCCTCGCGCCATCGAGCGGCTGGCCGCCGAGCTCGACCTGCCCGTCACGCTCGCCCTCAGCCTGCACGCCCCTACCGACGAGCTCCGCCGGCGGCTGATCCCCTGGGCCGAGTACTCGACCGTCCGCGAGCTGCTGGACGCCTGCCAGCGCTGGTTCGAGAAGACCGGCCGCGAGATCACGCTGGAGTACATCCTGCTTCGGGGCGTCAACGATCGCCCGGGGCACGCCGAGGCCGTGGCCGACCTCGCCCTGTCGATGCGGGCCAACGTGAATCTGATACGCTACAACGAGGTGCCCATGGACGGCGGCGCCACGCGATTCGAGCGGCCACGCGGCGAGGACGTGCGGGCCTTCCTGGAGGTGCTGCGTCGGCGGGGCGTCAACGCGCACATCCGCGCGAGCCGCGGGCGAGACATCGCCGCCGCTTGCGGACAGCTCCGCCACGAGCACGCGGGGTCGGCCTGA
- a CDS encoding TIGR02206 family membrane protein, which yields MSLETFAPFTPMHGITLAWNLALGWLLIWWGLRLRRRDEATERRFRRRIGFVLLGINLLNVAFWAFLQPRVPGGEPFDPKNDLPLHVCDLAAFIAVWAFIAPNRLAHTLLYFWGLALSSSAYVVPVLTKGPAYLHYWSFWFGHLDIVAPALYVAIVAGFLPTWRDLLRGVLVTLGYVAVVLTVNIILDDGQSGGNYAYVGRTDDGPQAALGPWPWRLPVMFAIGGLIMVAAWAPWAVRRQVQRRRTASGAGDA from the coding sequence ATGTCGCTGGAGACCTTCGCGCCCTTCACGCCGATGCACGGCATCACGCTGGCGTGGAACCTGGCGCTCGGCTGGCTGCTGATCTGGTGGGGGCTGAGGCTCAGGCGGCGGGACGAGGCGACCGAGCGGCGCTTCCGCCGGCGGATCGGCTTCGTGCTGCTCGGCATCAACCTGCTGAACGTGGCGTTCTGGGCGTTCCTCCAGCCGCGCGTGCCGGGTGGCGAGCCGTTCGATCCCAAGAACGACCTGCCGCTGCACGTGTGCGACCTGGCGGCGTTCATCGCGGTGTGGGCGTTCATCGCGCCCAACCGCCTGGCGCACACGCTGCTGTACTTCTGGGGGCTCGCGCTGTCGTCGTCGGCCTACGTCGTGCCGGTGCTGACCAAGGGGCCGGCGTACCTGCACTACTGGAGCTTCTGGTTCGGGCACCTCGACATCGTGGCGCCGGCGCTGTACGTCGCGATCGTCGCGGGCTTCCTGCCGACCTGGCGGGACCTGCTGCGGGGCGTGCTGGTGACGCTTGGCTACGTGGCGGTCGTGCTCACGGTCAACATCATCCTGGATGACGGCCAGAGCGGCGGCAACTACGCCTACGTCGGCCGCACCGACGACGGACCGCAGGCCGCGCTCGGGCCCTGGCCCTGGCGGTTGCCCGTGATGTTCGCTATAGGCGGCTTGATCATGGTGGCGGCGTGGGCACCGTGGGCGGTGCGGCGGCAGGTGCAGCGGCGGCGAACGGCGTCCGGCGCGGGCGACGCCTAG
- a CDS encoding MraY family glycosyltransferase, translating to MPLLVLGLGLVALVVGLLATGAAVAAGRRLEALDAPGVAGQVKAAPRRVPNIGGVGIAAGIVLPLAVVGLIVGLSQPPAMHPDAAEHVDGLRGSLPGLAWLLAALLGLHALGLIDDRRPLGPWLKLGLMALPCIAVPLLTDTRMLVLLDALPGGYALSVAVTAAWLLAMTNALNFLDNMDGLAAGLAAIASGFLLFTVLAAGQWFVAGMLACVAGSCLGFLPWNFPRARIFMGDGGSLVLGFAMGFLSVRGTYVNAEAGNWYAALLPPLVLAVPLYDLATVVLLRLAQGRSPLVGDLQHVSHRLADRGLGRTGAVLALWGLAAISGVSGVLLARVDAAGAVLIAVQAAAVVVVLAALEFWPMRWGGDG from the coding sequence ATGCCGCTGCTCGTCCTTGGACTCGGCCTGGTTGCGCTGGTGGTCGGCCTGCTGGCGACCGGCGCGGCGGTGGCGGCCGGTCGGCGGCTGGAGGCCCTCGACGCACCGGGCGTCGCCGGGCAGGTCAAGGCCGCGCCCCGGCGGGTGCCCAACATCGGTGGCGTGGGCATCGCAGCGGGCATCGTGCTGCCCCTGGCCGTCGTGGGCCTCATCGTTGGGCTCTCGCAGCCGCCGGCGATGCACCCGGACGCAGCCGAGCACGTCGACGGCCTCCGCGGGAGCCTGCCGGGCCTGGCCTGGCTGCTGGCGGCCCTGCTCGGGCTGCACGCCCTCGGGCTGATCGATGATCGGCGGCCGCTGGGCCCTTGGCTGAAGCTCGGGCTGATGGCCCTGCCGTGCATCGCGGTGCCGCTGCTGACCGACACCCGCATGCTGGTGCTGCTCGATGCGCTCCCGGGGGGCTACGCGCTCTCGGTGGCGGTGACGGCGGCCTGGCTGCTGGCGATGACCAACGCCCTCAACTTCCTGGACAACATGGATGGTCTGGCGGCGGGCCTGGCGGCCATCGCGTCGGGCTTCCTGCTGTTCACGGTGCTGGCGGCCGGCCAGTGGTTCGTGGCGGGCATGCTCGCGTGCGTCGCCGGCTCGTGCCTGGGCTTCCTGCCCTGGAACTTCCCACGGGCCCGCATCTTCATGGGCGACGGGGGCTCGCTGGTGCTGGGCTTCGCCATGGGCTTCCTGAGCGTGCGGGGGACCTACGTCAACGCCGAGGCGGGCAACTGGTACGCCGCGTTGCTCCCGCCGCTGGTGCTCGCCGTCCCGCTATACGACCTGGCGACCGTCGTGCTGCTGCGGCTGGCCCAGGGCCGCAGCCCACTGGTCGGCGACCTGCAGCACGTGAGCCACCGCCTGGCCGACCGCGGCCTGGGCCGCACCGGCGCCGTGCTCGCGCTGTGGGGCCTGGCGGCCATCAGCGGCGTCTCGGGCGTACTGCTGGCGCGGGTCGATGCCGCGGGCGCGGTCCTCATCGCGGTGCAGGCGGCGGCGGTCGTCGTGGTGCTCGCGGCCCTCGAGTTCTGGCCGATGCGGTGGGGCGGCGATGGCTGA
- a CDS encoding O-antigen ligase family protein, whose product MADEGPRSMAAFACTMVLALVACLRAAIVFEPMPGWGLDPFVVPAAAGAFGPRESLLADVVLLVLSACVLGLAPIRRWRTWLPWLASLPLIAIVGLVHGMPDGPRPADLSPAMSWLAAWAAAGAIARGCADPAARRAVLAVLAGFTALLIAKGAVQLFVEHPQTLERFRADREQILAAQGLRPDSASARGFERRVAQPELTGWFSFSNVFASFTAAGTVALVALLVAEVRARRCDAGTVLLGLASILALATLLTTASKGAIAAGGAGLLLVLGAWLLPARWRTGRVAACVGGAAIVLPLLAVVARGALGDQIGELSVLFRWFYVEAASRIAIDHPLLGVGPGGFKDAYALAKNPLSPENAASPHSVLFDATATLGVLVGLLVAVAIVGAAVCASRAMLRRDVVDEEASRAPRLALVAGTSLMVAIGARFEIGSAGVLTPALAAAWVIGLVAWWLVAFAAWQAVQGTRAMAVAAGAAAITLIAHAQIEMAAVLVPSAALWAAWIGLACGAGAPDTPPTTPPRWARLAGLAPALLAVLLAAWPLPAVWAWQSAMLSAHGHAALPGSIAARLQAGGGDPAVARAAADELSSVLGGRVPPADIPRAMRRASAITAQRAAADLERAARSAPADGPTLRIAARARFEAFRWSQNPADAEAALELARRACGTSPASAQNWIFLAGLLEAATPDRPELAWDALGAAVELNPASAQLRFRRFEAARAAGWPDRARVAAERALAAHENARLDPLGAGLSEAQIAALKAALAGS is encoded by the coding sequence ATGGCTGACGAGGGCCCACGATCGATGGCGGCGTTCGCGTGCACGATGGTGCTCGCGCTCGTCGCGTGCCTGCGGGCGGCCATCGTCTTCGAGCCCATGCCCGGCTGGGGCCTGGACCCGTTCGTCGTGCCGGCGGCGGCCGGCGCGTTCGGCCCGCGGGAGTCGCTGCTGGCCGACGTCGTCCTGCTCGTGCTCTCGGCCTGCGTGCTGGGCCTCGCGCCCATCCGTCGCTGGCGGACCTGGCTCCCCTGGCTGGCGAGCCTGCCGCTGATCGCGATCGTTGGGCTGGTCCATGGCATGCCCGATGGACCGAGGCCCGCGGATCTATCTCCCGCGATGTCCTGGCTCGCGGCGTGGGCCGCCGCCGGCGCGATTGCGCGTGGCTGCGCGGACCCCGCGGCGAGGCGGGCGGTGCTGGCCGTGCTCGCGGGGTTCACCGCGCTGCTGATCGCCAAGGGCGCGGTCCAGCTCTTCGTAGAGCATCCCCAGACGCTCGAGCGCTTCCGGGCCGACCGTGAGCAGATCCTGGCGGCGCAGGGGCTTCGACCGGATAGCGCGAGCGCCCGCGGCTTCGAGCGCCGCGTCGCGCAGCCCGAGCTGACCGGCTGGTTCTCGTTCTCGAACGTATTCGCGTCCTTCACGGCGGCCGGCACGGTGGCGTTGGTGGCGCTGCTCGTCGCCGAGGTCCGCGCGCGGCGCTGCGATGCGGGCACGGTGCTCCTGGGCCTCGCCTCGATCCTTGCTCTGGCCACGCTGCTGACGACGGCGAGCAAGGGCGCCATCGCCGCGGGCGGCGCGGGGTTGCTGCTCGTGCTGGGGGCGTGGCTGCTGCCGGCGCGCTGGCGGACGGGCCGGGTCGCGGCGTGCGTCGGCGGGGCCGCGATCGTCCTGCCGCTGCTGGCCGTGGTGGCTCGCGGCGCTCTCGGCGACCAGATCGGCGAACTGAGCGTGCTCTTCCGCTGGTTCTACGTCGAGGCGGCGAGCCGCATCGCGATCGACCACCCGCTGCTCGGCGTCGGGCCGGGCGGCTTCAAGGACGCCTACGCCCTGGCAAAGAACCCGCTGAGCCCCGAGAACGCCGCCAGCCCGCACAGCGTGCTCTTTGATGCCACGGCGACCCTGGGCGTGCTTGTGGGACTCCTGGTGGCGGTGGCCATCGTGGGCGCGGCAGTGTGCGCGAGTCGGGCAATGCTGCGTAGGGACGTCGTCGACGAGGAGGCCAGCCGCGCGCCGCGGCTAGCGCTCGTCGCCGGCACCTCGCTGATGGTCGCGATTGGCGCTCGCTTCGAGATCGGCTCGGCGGGCGTACTCACGCCGGCGCTCGCAGCCGCGTGGGTGATTGGGCTCGTCGCGTGGTGGCTGGTGGCCTTCGCGGCGTGGCAGGCGGTGCAGGGGACCCGAGCCATGGCGGTGGCGGCGGGTGCGGCGGCGATCACGCTCATCGCGCACGCGCAGATCGAGATGGCGGCGGTGCTCGTGCCGTCGGCGGCGCTGTGGGCGGCCTGGATCGGGCTGGCGTGCGGTGCCGGCGCTCCGGACACGCCTCCTACGACGCCGCCACGATGGGCGAGATTGGCCGGCCTGGCGCCGGCGCTTTTGGCGGTATTGCTCGCCGCGTGGCCACTGCCGGCGGTGTGGGCATGGCAATCGGCGATGCTCTCGGCCCACGGGCACGCCGCGCTGCCGGGTTCGATCGCGGCACGGCTCCAGGCCGGCGGCGGCGATCCGGCCGTCGCGCGGGCGGCCGCCGACGAGCTTTCGAGCGTTCTCGGAGGACGCGTGCCGCCGGCGGACATCCCTCGCGCAATGCGGCGAGCCTCGGCGATCACCGCGCAGCGCGCGGCGGCCGACCTGGAGCGGGCGGCACGCTCAGCCCCGGCGGACGGGCCCACGCTGCGGATCGCCGCCCGCGCCCGATTCGAGGCCTTCCGCTGGTCCCAGAATCCCGCCGACGCCGAGGCCGCACTCGAGCTGGCACGGCGGGCGTGCGGCACGAGCCCCGCCTCGGCCCAGAACTGGATCTTCCTCGCGGGCCTGCTCGAGGCCGCGACGCCCGATCGGCCGGAGCTCGCATGGGACGCCCTCGGAGCGGCCGTCGAACTCAACCCCGCCAGCGCGCAGCTCCGCTTCCGCCGCTTCGAGGCCGCTCGAGCCGCGGGATGGCCCGATCGGGCGCGGGTGGCCGCCGAGCGAGCCCTCGCGGCACACGAGAACGCCCGCCTCGATCCGCTCGGCGCGGGCCTGTCCGAGGCGCAGATCGCCGCGCTGAAGGCGGCCTTAGCGGGATCTTGA
- the fusA gene encoding elongation factor G produces MAELPLNRVRNIGIAAHIDAGKTTVTERILFYTGKTHKLGEVHEGTATMDFLQEEQERGITIQSAATTCSWVRNDIDYQVNLIDTPGHVDFTIEVERSLRVLDGAVAVFDGKEGVEAQSETVWRQADRYNVPRMCFINKMDKIGADFEFSFKSIKKRLGANAIAVQIPIGAGNELEGIIDLLGMRAYYFDADEQGAVVTEKDIPESMQADAEAWRQELIDSACALDDDLTEKYLEDEDSVTVDDIRAALRKGTLALQCNPVFCGSALKNIGVQRLLDGVIDYLPNPTEVPEVQGVNPKDPDEKLSRPHDAKAPFSALVFKVVADSHGDLTYTRIYSGTLEKGSRVLNPGNGKREIISRIYQMQAKTREPLEAAHAGSIVAIIGIKDSITGDTLCDASQPILLERMDFPDPVISMSIEPNTSDDKRKLSEALVTIRREDPSFQSHYDEETGQTIIAGMGELHLEIIKNKLTRDMKIGVQVGKPRVSYREAIQGTADNCRGLFKKQTGGRGQFGDVTINLMPYTKEQAEADGVKFVDGVAFENKIVGGSVPREFIPSVEAGIRQTAVSGVTAAYPLINIKVELVDGSSHAVDSSQVAFEQAGRLALREAVAKARSVLLEPIMKVVIITPEEFFGNVTGDISGRRGMIVDTEDRGNGIKQVTAECPLSEMFGYTTSLRGMSQGRAAASMEFLEYRAMPANLMQEVIAAG; encoded by the coding sequence ATGGCCGAGTTGCCGCTCAACAGGGTTCGAAACATCGGCATCGCCGCCCACATCGACGCGGGCAAGACGACCGTGACCGAGCGGATCCTGTTCTACACGGGCAAGACCCACAAGCTCGGCGAGGTGCACGAGGGCACCGCGACGATGGACTTCCTGCAGGAAGAGCAGGAGCGCGGCATCACCATCCAGTCGGCGGCGACCACGTGCTCGTGGGTCCGCAACGACATCGACTACCAGGTCAACCTGATCGATACGCCGGGCCACGTCGACTTCACCATCGAGGTCGAGCGGTCGCTCCGCGTGCTCGACGGCGCGGTCGCGGTCTTCGACGGCAAGGAGGGCGTCGAGGCCCAGAGCGAGACGGTCTGGCGGCAGGCCGACCGCTACAACGTGCCCCGCATGTGCTTCATCAACAAGATGGACAAGATCGGGGCCGACTTCGAGTTCAGCTTCAAGTCGATCAAGAAGCGGCTGGGCGCCAACGCCATCGCCGTGCAGATCCCCATCGGCGCCGGCAACGAGCTCGAGGGCATCATCGATCTGCTGGGCATGCGGGCATACTACTTCGATGCCGATGAGCAGGGCGCCGTCGTCACCGAGAAGGACATCCCCGAGAGCATGCAGGCCGACGCCGAGGCGTGGAGGCAGGAGCTGATCGACAGCGCCTGCGCCCTCGACGACGACCTCACCGAGAAGTACCTCGAGGACGAGGATTCGGTCACCGTCGACGACATCCGCGCCGCCCTCCGCAAGGGCACGCTGGCGCTGCAGTGCAACCCGGTCTTCTGCGGGTCGGCCCTGAAGAACATCGGCGTGCAGCGGCTGCTGGACGGCGTCATCGACTACCTGCCCAACCCCACCGAGGTGCCCGAGGTCCAGGGCGTCAACCCCAAGGACCCCGACGAGAAGCTCAGCCGGCCGCACGACGCCAAGGCGCCATTTTCGGCGCTGGTCTTCAAGGTCGTGGCCGACAGCCACGGCGACCTGACCTACACCCGCATCTACTCGGGCACGCTCGAGAAGGGCAGCCGCGTGCTGAACCCCGGCAACGGCAAGCGGGAGATCATCAGCCGCATCTACCAGATGCAGGCCAAGACCCGCGAGCCGCTGGAGGCCGCCCATGCCGGCTCGATCGTCGCGATCATCGGCATCAAGGACTCGATCACGGGCGACACGCTCTGCGATGCCAGCCAGCCCATCCTGCTCGAGCGGATGGACTTCCCCGATCCGGTGATCTCGATGTCCATCGAGCCCAACACCAGCGACGACAAGCGGAAGCTCTCCGAGGCGCTGGTCACCATCCGCCGCGAGGATCCGTCCTTCCAGAGCCACTACGACGAGGAGACCGGCCAGACCATCATCGCCGGCATGGGCGAGCTGCACCTGGAGATCATCAAGAACAAGCTCACCCGCGACATGAAGATCGGCGTGCAGGTCGGCAAGCCCCGCGTTAGCTACCGCGAGGCCATCCAGGGCACCGCCGACAACTGCCGCGGCTTGTTCAAGAAGCAGACCGGCGGCCGCGGCCAGTTCGGCGACGTCACCATCAACCTGATGCCCTACACCAAGGAGCAGGCCGAGGCCGACGGCGTTAAGTTCGTCGACGGCGTGGCCTTCGAGAACAAGATCGTCGGCGGCTCGGTGCCCCGCGAGTTCATCCCCTCGGTCGAGGCCGGCATCCGCCAGACCGCCGTCAGCGGCGTGACGGCGGCCTACCCGCTGATCAACATCAAGGTCGAGCTGGTTGATGGCTCGTCGCACGCCGTCGACAGCTCGCAGGTCGCCTTCGAGCAGGCCGGCCGCCTCGCCCTCCGCGAGGCCGTCGCCAAGGCCCGCAGCGTGCTGCTCGAGCCCATCATGAAGGTCGTCATCATCACGCCCGAGGAGTTCTTCGGCAACGTGACCGGCGACATCTCGGGCCGCCGCGGCATGATCGTCGACACCGAGGACCGCGGCAACGGCATCAAGCAGGTCACCGCCGAGTGCCCGCTGTCGGAGATGTTCGGCTACACCACCTCGCTCCGCGGCATGAGCCAGGGCCGGGCGGCCGCCTCGATGGAGTTCCTCGAGTACCGGGCCATGCCGGCCAACCTGATGCAGGAGGTCATCGCCGCAGGCTGA
- a CDS encoding nucleoside monophosphate kinase, with amino-acid sequence MPDRFPTALLFGAPGAGKGTQGKILGQIPGFFHLSCGDVFRNLDIHSPLGETFFEYSSKGELVPDDVTVAMWHENLKAQQTLSLYRPHADLLVLDGIPRNRTQAEMLNDHIDVRCIVHLMCNDMEAMLVRLRKRALRENRPDDAREEVIRHRWEVYEQETRPVLEFYPDEVIREVDAIASPAGVLQHALEALVPIHDELFGTS; translated from the coding sequence ATGCCAGACCGCTTTCCGACCGCACTGCTCTTCGGCGCCCCGGGAGCCGGCAAGGGCACGCAGGGCAAGATCCTGGGGCAGATCCCCGGCTTCTTCCACCTGTCCTGCGGCGACGTGTTCCGCAACCTGGACATCCACTCCCCGCTGGGCGAGACCTTCTTCGAGTACTCGTCCAAGGGCGAACTCGTGCCCGACGACGTCACCGTGGCCATGTGGCACGAGAACCTCAAGGCCCAGCAGACCCTGAGCCTGTACCGGCCCCATGCCGACCTGCTGGTGCTCGACGGCATCCCCCGCAACCGCACGCAGGCCGAGATGCTCAATGACCACATCGACGTGCGGTGCATCGTCCACCTGATGTGCAACGACATGGAGGCGATGCTCGTGCGGCTGCGGAAGCGGGCACTCCGCGAGAACCGGCCCGACGACGCCCGCGAGGAGGTCATCCGCCACCGCTGGGAGGTCTACGAGCAGGAGACCCGGCCGGTGCTGGAGTTCTACCCCGACGAGGTCATCCGCGAGGTCGACGCCATCGCGTCACCTGCCGGCGTGCTGCAGCACGCGCTCGAGGCCCTCGTACCCATCCACGACGAGCTGTTCGGCACGTCGTAG